The Streptomyces sp. NBC_01298 genome contains the following window.
CACCCTCGTCCCGATGGGCGGCATGTGATGACCATTCGCAAGAACCAGGCCGCGCTCACCACCGAGGAGAAGCGGGCGTTCACCGCGGCGCTCCTCGAACTGAAGCGCACCGGCCGCTACGACCGCTTCGTCACCACGCACAACGGCTTCATCATGAGCGACACCGACTCCGGCGACCGGGTCGGCCACCGCTCCCCCTCCTTCCTGCCCTGGCACCGCCGGTTTCTGCTGGAGTTCGAGGCGGCGCTGCAGGCGGTGGATCCGTCGGTGGCCCTGCCCTACTGGGACTGGACGGCCGACCGGACCGCCCGCTCCTCCCTCTGGGCCGCCGACTTCCTCGGCGGTACCGGACGGGCCCGGGACGGGCAGGTGCTCGACGGACCGTTCGCGTACGCGGCGGGCAAGTGGGAGATAGCCGTACGGGTGGACGGGCGCTCCTACCTGCGCCGCGCGCTCGGCACCGGCGTCGCCCAACTGCCGACCCGCGCCGAGGTGGACTCCGTCCTCGCGATGCCGGTCTACGACGCGGCGCCCTGGAACAGCTCTTCCGGCGGCTTCCGCAACAACCTGGAGGGCTGGCGCGGGGCCAACCTGCACAACCGGGTGCACGTGTGGGTGGGCGGCCAGATGGCCACCGGGGTCTCCCCCAACGACCCGGTGTTCTGGATGCACCACGCCTTCATCGACAAGCTGTGGGCCGACTGGCAGGCGCTGCACCCGCAGTCGGCGTACCTGCCGGCGGCCGGCACCCCGAACGTCGTGGACCTGCACGACACCATGCGGCCGTGGAACGACGTGACCCCGGCCGACATGCTGGACCACCGGAAGTTCTACACCTTCGACACCGAGCCGGCGCCCGCGCCGGCCGGGGC
Protein-coding sequences here:
- the melC2 gene encoding tyrosinase MelC2, which translates into the protein MTIRKNQAALTTEEKRAFTAALLELKRTGRYDRFVTTHNGFIMSDTDSGDRVGHRSPSFLPWHRRFLLEFEAALQAVDPSVALPYWDWTADRTARSSLWAADFLGGTGRARDGQVLDGPFAYAAGKWEIAVRVDGRSYLRRALGTGVAQLPTRAEVDSVLAMPVYDAAPWNSSSGGFRNNLEGWRGANLHNRVHVWVGGQMATGVSPNDPVFWMHHAFIDKLWADWQALHPQSAYLPAAGTPNVVDLHDTMRPWNDVTPADMLDHRKFYTFDTEPAPAPAGAAASQR